A region of the Cherax quadricarinatus isolate ZL_2023a unplaced genomic scaffold, ASM3850222v1 Contig3414, whole genome shotgun sequence genome:
ATATGCATAATATACTGCAGCACTCTTTCATTAATCATGAACTGGGGCTAAGCACATCTTTACAAATAAAACACAATACTAAATGCAGGTATTTTGAGACTGCCACTTTctaacctcaccaacaccatacaGTGAAACAGAGGGATGTATATTTTATAAAAACCCACTGCATGAAtaatcttgataaattagacacatgtgcaactcttgggtatctttattgaggaaacgtttcgccacacagtggcttcatcagtccatacataggagaaacttgaataaCATATTAATACAAAATACCATGACATGACCCCTTGGCCTTACCTGCACCCAGCATCACTTGACCCCACCTGTAACAGCACCTGGCCTTAGCAGACAGTACCTGACCTGTTCTAGTGGCACCTGACCTGACCCGGTAGCATAGCACCTCTTCCATTTGCTTTATTTACCACTGTTTTTACGTATTCCATATATGTACTTGAAAAGGCCACATGTGGGTGAAATGTTGTAATAATAAAAGGTCTCTTCTGAAAgcactttttttttatcattatctGCCAGTTCATATCTATTCATATACAACATTaaatagggctgggctttgaaatgagctgatgcaggataacagctcctaatctgtaaaaaaataataaatgtttTTCCATCTGCCTCTTTTTCATTCAGTGTTTATTCTTTCAGGAAATTGAAGCTGACAAGAAAAATGCCGATATTTTTAGTTCAACAGTGACAATGGATGAAGTAAAACCATACAAAATGAAAATGCCCAGGGTTCGTCCAGAAAGGTCAGACAGGCCTCGTGAGATGCTTGATCACCCTCCCCCCCCTCGTCCTGCAGACATTATGCCTTCCAGGCAGAGACTATCTGAAGTAAGGGCCCTAGGATGCATTCACTGTGCCATGTTCTATAAAAGTTTAATTTGTTAGTATGTATAGTACTGTAAATCAAAAGCAatgaatggaaatataaacacatatgtattataatgtgatcctttattgacaacgtttcgcccacacagtgggctttttcaagtcacaagcagatctacctggggtggaaggtacgcgagtatttatagtcaggttcagaatgctgaggtcaggtggagaaagctgcatctgatgatgtaccgagtggggttatagagtctaaaatcttgggtagcttggaacatcatcagatgcagctttctccacctgacctcagcattctgaacctgactataaatacttgcgtaccttccaccccaggtagatctgtttgtgacttgaaaaagcccactgtgtgagcgatacgttgtcaataaaggatcacattatactgcatatgtgtttatatttccattgtgtcggtattttataccatttatttccaaaagcAATGAATGTTCATCATTATAAGCAATTTTAATGGAGTGCTCAGGATTCAAACCAGTGGTGTGGTGGTTTTTGCATTCAGTGGCTAAAACAATGGGCTAATAATTCTAGGATCACCAAGCAATTGGTTCACATCCTAATGACTTCATAAATATTTTCATGTTCATTATGACTTTTCAGCACATTATAAGCTTGTACTATACTTTTTCAGAATGATGGTCCTCCACCAGATCCTTCATACCGTTTTCTGTCTGATCCTGATAGAGATGGGATAGAGATAGGAAGAGATAAAAGAGAATGGGGAAGAGGTGGACGAGGAAGAGGAAAACGtggtgggagagggggaggaagttTGTGGGATGGGTCAGGGGAAGATAGAGGAATGGAAAGTACATGTGACAGGGAAGGAAGAGGTATTGggagaggtggtagaggtggattTAATTTTAGTGAGGGAGAAAATGATGGGAAACTAGACAGTGGACAGACTGAGGGAGAATATGGGAGCCGAGGGGATAGAGGATTTAatcgaggaaggggaagggggagaagTAATGGAAATTCTTTTAACTCTGATGGTGAACGAGGATATGAAtgtgggagagggggaagagggagattTAATGAAAAATTAAGACAAGAAAATGAAAATTTTGGTGCAGGGTATGGTGCCGAAagtagtgactgtggtgctggtggtggagatgaaggaagaagagggaagttAAGTTTTGCGTCACGAGACATCAGATATTATCCAGATGATAATGAAGATCAAAGAAGTGATAAAGgtaagggaagagggagaggaaaatATACTCAGCGTTATCAAGATGACTATGAGGATAAGGGCAGACAACGTGAAAGAGGCCGAGGACGAAACCACTTTGAACACCGAGGCAGAGGAAGGGCAAGAGTAAGTACAGGTAGTCATCTGTCATTTAAAGACTGCTAGCTTTCCCTTGCAGTAACTCACTTTCTCACACACGTGCTTACAAAAGTAGAAGGAATGGAGGACACCCTAGGATCATTAAGATCATAAACTGATACAAAATTGTAAAAGAAATTTCTGAATGACATCGACAGAGCTCACAGATGCAAACTATGAAAAAAGTAGCGTAGAAATAATGCTAGAAAATATTTCTTTACATGTAGTCAGTAAGTAaggtacacataagtgcaattatcatacatagtaacattccTATTTGTAAAtttcctaggataatccaaaaaagtcagataaagtgtcttatttccattggggtcctagtctttctttcaacacaccagccgtatcccaccgtggcagggtggccaaaaaagaaaaacgaaagtttctctttataaatttagtaatatatacaggagaaggggttactagccccttgctcccggcattttagtcgcctcttacaacacgcatggcttacggaggaagaattctgttccacttccccatggagataagaggaaataaacaagaacaagaactagaaagaaaatagaagaaaacccagaggggtgtgtatatatatgcttgtacatgtatgtgtagtgtgacctaagtgtaagtagaagtagcaagacgtacctgaaatcttgcatgtttatgagacagaaaaaagacaccagcaatcctaccatcatgtaaaacaattacaggctttcgttttacactcacttggcaggacggtagtacctccctgggcggttgctgtctaccaacctactacctatttgtTATATGTTAgctgtataggtagtaggttggtagacagcaaccacccagggaggtactaccgtcctgccaagtgagtgtaaaacgaaagcctgtaattgttttacatgatggtaggattgctggtgtcttttttctgtctcataaacatgcaagattacaggtacgtcttgctacttctacttacacttaggtcacactacacatacatgtacaagcatatatatacacacccctctgggttttcttctattttctttctagttcttgttcttgtttatttcctcttatctccatggggaagtggaacagaattcttcctccgtaagccatgcgtgttgtaagaggcgactaaaatgccgggagcaaggggctagtaaccccttctcctgtataaattactaaatttaaaaagagaaacttttgtttttctttttggaccaccctgccctggtgggatacggccggtttgttgaaagaattaaccctttcagggtttccgatgtactagtacggcttatgcatcAGGGTTATCGACTTACtagaatgcctaaattctagtgccttcaaatctaatgagagaaagctggtaggcttacatatgaaagaatgggtctatgtggtcagtgtgcacagtataaaaaaaatcctgcagcacacagtgcataatgagaaaaaaaaaactgactttttggtttaaaacagcgactttgcagtgtattttcgtatggtatttatggttgcattctcgttttcctggtctcattttatagaatggaagacatattacagaaattgagatgattttgactggttttacaatgaaaagtaccttgaaatggagctcaaagtagcagaaatgttcgatttttaccaaagttcaaaagtaaacaaatcatgttatgggtccaatacacgtcaactggtgagtctaataatctttcacaagtgcgctgatattatttataccatttctacactatgcagtagtttgcataacagtaaatcttctatttttttttagaataaaaattcaaagtggaaagcaaaagggatgtaagaggggccttgggatgtgactaatgaacagagaaaatgttattttagtgccaggaatgtctgtcttgcttattctggaccctatctggaaattggcatcttctaaaatttgtgtgaaattggcaaaattgccaatttctaaccactttttGGACACTTGAAatgggtaaatgggtggtttcttgtactcattcgatagaaaagctggagttctagtgaaatagatacgatttttgttgactagtacactgaaattgaccgaaaacagggctcaaagtgggcgaaatcgccgatgcgtcaaCATCGAGACCATTAACTTTGCgatagcataattccgtaagttttccaccaaatttcatacttttggagtcattgtgattgggaaaagattctctatcatttcataagaaaatttttttttttttttccgaaaaattttcgaccctgagaatgagtttaggagagggcctctcaaccctgacagggttagctacagttagagtaagaggtagataggacaagaggaaaatggcaacaacaagtaagagagaggtgaaagtgtataaactaagggaggaggaagttagggtgagatataaataactattggcagaaaagtgggctagtgcaagtatgagtagtgggggagggtTGAAGACGGttggaataatttaaaaaatgcagtattagagtgtggggcagaagtttgtggctataggagggtgggtgcaggaggaaagaggagtgattagtggaatgatgaagtaaagtgtatgataaaagagaaaaaggtggcttatgagaggcttttacaaagcagaagtgttataagaagagcagagtatatggagagtaaaagaaaggtgaagagagtggggagagagtgcaaaaggagaacagatgatagagtgggagaggcactgtcaagaaattgtaatgaaaataagaaaaaaatttggagtgaggtaaacaagttaagaaagcctagggaacgaattggtttgtcagttaaaaacagagtaggggagttagtagatggggagatggaggtattaggtagatggtgggaatattttgaggaacttttaaatgtcaacgaagaaagggaggaggtataacatcatttaggagtgaagaagagcaggacatgagtgtaggggaggtgcgtgaagcattatgcagaatgaaagggggtaaagcagctggaactgatgggatcatgacagaaatgttaaccctttgactgtttcaggcccctctttgaaactgtcattctatgtcgctcaatttttgaaaaaaaaaaaaattattctttcttatgaaatgatagagaatcttttcctgatggtaatgacaccaaaagtacaaaatttggtcgaaaactcacggaattacactcCTGCGAAGTCTGTGGTCTCGGCGACACAtaagcattggcgattttgccgactttgagccctgtttttggccaattccgttgttccagttgaccaaactcatagctatttctttagaactccattttttctatcagttgagtacaagaaactgcccatttaccgatttgaactacccaataaagtggtcagaaattggcaatttggccaatttcatgcaaattaaaaaagatgccaatttcaaaatagggtccagaataaacaatgtagacattcttggcactaaaataacatatcctctgttcattagtcacgtctctaggcccctcttatattactattgctttctatttt
Encoded here:
- the LOC138852018 gene encoding uncharacterized protein, with amino-acid sequence MSLDSGMSREEKEKLLNQKMENIRRKNEELRKRHQEIEADKKNADIFSSTVTMDEVKPYKMKMPRVRPERSDRPREMLDHPPPPRPADIMPSRQRLSENDGPPPDPSYRFLSDPDRDGIEIGRDKREWGRGGRGRGKRGGRGGGSLWDGSGEDRGMESTCDREGRGIGRGGRGGFNFSEGENDGKLDSGQTEGEYGSRGDRGFNRGRGRGRSNGNSFNSDGERGYECGRGGRGRFNEKLRQENENFGAGYGAESSDCGAGGGDEGRRGKLSFASRDIRYYPDDNEDQRSDKGKGRGRGKYTQRYQDDYEDKGRQRERGRGRNHFEHRGRGRARVSTGSHLSFKDC